The proteins below come from a single Cannabis sativa cultivar Pink pepper isolate KNU-18-1 chromosome 3, ASM2916894v1, whole genome shotgun sequence genomic window:
- the LOC115694974 gene encoding uncharacterized protein LOC115694974 gives MSNQEDSFEQALNHDPKSKKPKKKRGTTQGKYTLKMKSKGIQQKVTYNRRSQPIGKGAIRYCTYSGALACNGWVPIDLPNWHNADEVKLDMIWKEMKTTFDLDDCVRHQTLSNIGNKWRGFKSRLTNNFIMKYMEDPAYRAKNPHTLMFPPAIYPGITQPVWHNFVATRTTAEFQELRRLQQARRAANENPHRLGRKGYPNLEYELQQQLDTEEEIERAVLWNEARKDKKGEYAKESDKEIADTIDSLFEKRK, from the exons ATGTCTAATCAAGAGGATAGTTTTGAGCAAGCACTCAATCATGATCCAAAATCAAAGAAACCAAAGAAAAAACGAGGAACTACCCAAGGAAAATATACATTGAAAATGAAATCCAAAGGAATTCAACAAAAGGTGACATACAATAGAAGATCACAACCTATTGGGAAAGGAGCAATACGCTACTGTACTTATTCAGGAGCCTTAGCATGTAATGGATGGGTTCCTATTGATCTTCCAAATTGGCACAATGCAGATGAAGTTAAGTTGGACATGATATGGAAAGAAATGAAA ACTACTTTTGACTTAGATGATTGTGTGCGACACCAAACATTATCAAATATTGGTAACAAGTGGCGAGGGTTTAAGTCTAGGTTGACTAATAACTTCATAATGAAGTACATGGAAGATCCTGCTTATAGGGCAAAGAATCCTCACACATTAATGTTTCCACCTGCCATATATCCTGGCATTACTCAACCAGTTTGGCACAATTTTGTGGCGACTCGAACTACAGCAGAATTTCAG GAGCTTAGAAGGTTACAACAAGCTAGACGTGCTGCAAATGAGAATCCTCATCGCCTTGGGCGTAAAGGTTACCCTAATTTAGAATATGAGCTT CAACAACAACTTGACACTGAGGAAGAAATAGAAAGAGCTGTATTATGGAACGAAGCTCGCAAGGATAAAAAAGGAGAGTATGCGAAAGAGTCTGATAAAGAAATAGCTGACACAATa GACTCCTTATTTGAAAAGCGAAAATAA
- the LOC115715171 gene encoding uncharacterized protein LOC115715171 produces MVEDAFDDDFVDRPNEFAKILEDAEKPIYPGSKFSKLSTLVKLYNIKARYGWSDIGFSELIVFFKKVMPEENEIPISLYEAKKTLSLLGMEYEKIHACPNDCILYRKEFADANKCPVCTRSRWKLKKNSEEERKGIPAKVLWYIPPIPRFKRLFRNYNHAKNLIWHEEERIKDGKLRHVADSPAWRNVDDKWEKIKSDPRNLRLGHSADGINSHSSLSSTYSCWPVVLVIYNLPPLLVMKRRFTMLTLLTSGPTQPGNDIDVFLAPLIDDLKLLWNGVEGCYDRYKEEYFTLRAVLLFTINDYPALCNLAGCTGKGYKGCVVCGDHTFSRWLYKAKKACYMGHRRYLDLNHPFRKYINSFDGQQVLDLPPEPLSGEQIYEIVQHINIQFGKPINEKKEMSKQGKGKRKKNDKEKGKRKRKKKDEEKGIDNDLNSSCWKKKSIFFDLEYWKTLLVRHNLDVMHIEKNVCDSIVGTLLNIPGKTEDTLAGRLDLKEMGVKSELHPTVSEKRTYLPPGCFTLSKDEKRKFCETLGNIKVPDGYSSNISNLVSTKDF; encoded by the coding sequence ATGGTGGAAGATGCATTTGATGATGATTTTGTAGATCGTCCTAATGAATTTGCCAAAATTTTAGAGGACGCAGAGAAACCAATTTATCCTGgctcaaaattttcaaaactttCTACATTAGTAaagttatataatataaaggCACGATATGGATGGAGTGATATTGGATTTTCTGAATTGATTGTCTTTTTTAAAAAGGTGATGCCTGAAGAAAATGAAATTCCAATATCTTTGTATGAAGCAAAGAAGACGTTATCATTATTGGGAATGGAGTACGAAAAAATACATGCTTGCCCAAATGACTGTATTTTATATCGTAAAGAATTTGCTGATGCAAATAAGTGTCCGGTGTGTACACGTTCAAGATGGAAACTGAAAAAGAATTCCGAAGAGGAGCGAAAAGGTATTCCGGCAAAAGTGTTATGGTATATTCCACCTATCCCACGGTTTAAACGTTTGTTTCGAAATTATAATCAtgcaaaaaatttgatttggcatgagGAAGAAAGGATAAAAGATGGTAAGCTACGACATGTGGCTGATTCACCTGCGTGGAGAAATGTAGATGATAAATGGGAGAAAATAAAAAGTGATCCTAGAAACCTTCGTCTAGGTCATTCTGCTGATGGTATCAATTCACATAGTTCTCTTAGTAGTACGTATAGTTGCTGGCCAGTTGTTCTTGTTATTTATAATCTTCCTCCGTTATTGGTCATGAAAAGAAGATTTACAATGCTCACTCTATTAACATCAGGTCCAACACAACCAGGAAATGATATAGACGTATTTTTAGCTCCACTAATCGatgatttaaaattattatggaATGGAGTGGAAGGTTGTTACGATAGGTACAAGGAAGAGTATTTTACATTAAGAGCGGTACTACTATTTACTATCAATGACTACCCAGCTCTTTGTAATTTGGCTGGATGTACTGGAAAAGGCTATAAAGGGTGTGTAGTATGTGGTGACCATACCTTTTCGAGATGGTTGTACAAAGCTAAAAAAGCATGTTATATGGGGCATAGACGTTATCTTGATCTTAATCACCCTTTCCGCAAATACATAAATTCTTTTGATGGTCAACAAGTGCTCGACTTGCCTCCTGAACCATTGAGTGGAGAACAAATTTATGAAATAGTTCAACACATCAATATTCAATTTGGAAAGCCAATTAATGAAAAGAAGGAAATGAGTAAACAAGGCaagggtaaaagaaaaaaaaatgacaaagagAAAGGAAAACGAAAGCGCAAAAAGAAAGACGAAGAAAAAGGCATAGACAATGACTTGAATTCATCATGTTGGAAGAAAAAGTCAATCTTTTTTGACTTAGAATATTGGAAGACTTTACTTGTTCGACATAATCTTGATGTAATGCATATCGAGAAAAATGTTTGTGATAGTATAGTCGGGACACTTCTCAATATTCCTGGAAAAACAGAAGATACTCTTGCTGGTCGTCTAGACTTAAAAGAAATGGGAGTGAAGTCAGAATTACATCCTACAGTTAGTGAAAAGCGTACTTATTTACCACCTGGATGTTTCACGCTAAGTAAGGATGAGAAGCGTAAATTTTGTGAAACTTTGGGTAATATCAAAGTTCCAGATGGGTATTCTTCTAACATAAGCAATTTAGTTTCAACGAAAGACTTCTGA